One genomic window of Metopolophium dirhodum isolate CAU chromosome 4, ASM1992520v1, whole genome shotgun sequence includes the following:
- the LOC132942540 gene encoding dentin sialophosphoprotein-like isoform X5, whose product MIGLKLDNDDLSKIFPKCRPSTVRSTDLNLNPLCDDDTDNDMDLTQSNERQRNRCDNIRGNGTRKRSIRGIRKFRTRRRSDSDASQDSSLETSIEDDEEEINENMDEDDDDESDIKNASSESGGMCNVDIGATNRTRNSNKINLTSQQSTYKLRDSRIIEIAGGREVYSQSRSKPGRKTRQLPLPTEVDWIKSPGRVWELRNRGLDVSSTESSREISEAVFSTDVKPTKHQRPLSLELDDPVLFDDIHNDMWDKVQHDASIGHYGMHHHKNTYQTIDSCQHHLNYKTSQNGDLNMIANSNRSEISSTENTDGLVRSQCEVQANDFNGSPKQYREEEQSMPSLLSSPTLYMPRPGFPQRVIQDDSRSSSPSPTMNFDYLYEFSETRKVLEEFFKSGAENQDTQQLQFQDLEYELRRRIPVSEQGNTYVGMHLSNEDVHKNSQLSPHKHDSSSDGSRCLAGVHQSCVGRYSRNVTLSPEVTDCEDAGMGSDGESSSMVDGQHLIPLCGVTCITMPVLEDGLSSGHTSDTDNNNPTVLLMKRQISEIEREIIERTNRASKCDSIDANTSEMVHSNSQETGIQLLDSLVRPDESRTPPPPAPTAHRSANESADLVEAAIHEIRSSLRQTKPLKTTNVDDDISPGCSPSKDSTNSNTAKTEDLPIWVPRHRGTGSGPSGDEEEADTDLETDRLLGQQRTDDTGFFDEKSDWKKSKTRSILPFSLTSSSSNTSTHPTPVEPAAIIEKPFIVTQTLNPAKKEKDGTKKKARNKEVMIHEPAVLIEGVLFRARYLGSTQLACEGQPTKSTRMMQAEEAVSRIKAPDGETQPSTEVDLFISTEKIMVLNTDLKEIMMDHALRTISYIADIGELVVLMARRRCFLTHQASESTTETALVPSSVNGVDKTANNRTPKMICHVFESDEAQFIAQSIGQAFQVAYMEFLKANGIEDHSFVKEMDYQEVLNSQEIFGDELQMFAKKELQKEVVVPKSKGEILGVVIVESGWGSMLPTVVIANLAPAGAAARCGQLNIGDQIIAINGVSLVGLPLSTCQNYIKNSKPQTVIKLTVVPCAPVVEVKIKRPDTKYQLGFSVQNGVICSLLRGGIAERGGVRVGHRIIEINNQSVVAVPHEKIVNLLATSVGEILMKTMPTSMFRLLTGQETPVFI is encoded by the exons ATGATAGGCTTGAAACTGGACAATGATGATTTATCTAAGATTTTCCCTAAGTGTCGCCCATCTACTGTACGATCTACagacttaaatttaaatcccCTCTGTGACGACGACACAGACAATGATATGGATTTGACTCAGTCAAATGAACGTCAAAgaaatag gtgtGATAACATACGTGGAAATGGTACTAGAAAACGTAGCATTCGTGGAATAAGAAAATTTCGAACTCGCAGAAGAAGTGATAGTGATGCTAGTCAAGATTCATCATTAGAAACTAGTATTGAAGATGATGAGGaagaaattaatgaaaacatGGATGAAGACGATGATGATGAATCCGATATCAAAAATGCATCTAGTGAATCCGGGGGCATGTGTAATGTGGACATTGGGGCGACTAATCGAACAAGAAACTccaataaaatcaatttgacATCACAACAATCTACCTATAAATTGAGAGATTCAAG AATAATAGAAATAGCTGGAGGTCGAGAAGTCTATAGTCAAAGTCGAAGTAAACCTGGGCGAAAAACTCGTCAATTACCTTTGCCTACAGAAGTTGATTGGATCAAATCACCTGGCCGGGTATGGGAACTTCGCAATAG agGACTTGATGTTTCTAGTACTGAATCTTCACGAGAGATTTCTGAAGCAGTATTTTCTACTGATGTAAAACCTACCAAACATCAACGACCATTATCTTTAG aattagATGATCCAGTTTTGTTTGATGATATACATAATGATATGTGGGATAAAGTTCAACACGATGCTTCAATCGGGCACTACGGGATGCATCATCATAAAAATACGTACCAAACAATTGATTCTTGTCAAcaccatttaaattataaa actagTCAAAATGGTGATTTAAATATGATTGCAAATAGTAATCGTTCAGAAATATCTAGCACTGAGAACACTGATGGATTAGTTAGGTCTCAATGTGAAGTTCAGGCAAATGATTTTAATGGATCACCGAAACAATACAGGGAGGAAGAACAATCAATGCCATCTTTATTATCATCTCCTACACTGTATATGCCTCGACCGGGATTTCCTCAA agagtGATTCAAGATGATTCTAGGTCTTCCAGTCCATCTCCAACTATGAATTTCgattatttgtatgaattttcAGAGACTAGAAAAGTTTTAGAAGAATTCTTTAAATCTGGAGCTGAAAATCAAGATACTCAACAGTTACAATTCcag GATTTGGAGTATGAATTGCGAAGAAGAATACCAGTTTCTGAACAAGGTAATACATATGTTGGTATGCATCTATCAAATGAAGATGTCCACAAAAATTCACAGTTATCCCCACATAAACACGATTCTTCATCAGATGGTTCTCGATGTTTAGCTGGAGTTCATcaa AGTTGTGTTGGAAGGTATAGTCGTAATGTAACTTTATCACCTGAAGTAACAGACTGTGAAGATGCTGGTATGGGTAGTGATGGTGAATCATCATCTATGGTAGATGGTCAACACCTAATTCCATTATGTGGTGTAACCTGTATCACCATGCCAGTTTTAGAAGATGGATTGTCTAGTGGTCATACTAGTgatacagataataataatccaact GTATTGTTAATGAAAAGACAAATTAGTGAGATTGAAAGGGAAATTATAGAACGTACAAATAGAGCCAGTAAATGTGATAGCATTGATGCAAATACAAGTGAGATGGTACATTCCAATAGCCAAGAAACTGGAATTCAGTTATTGGATTCACTAg TGAGACCCGATGAGAGCAGAACTCCTCCTCCACCAGCACCAACAGCACATCGCAGTGCCAATGAATCTGCTGATTTGGTTGAAGCTGCTATTCATGAAATAAGATCTAGTCTTAGACAAACAAAACCCTTGAAAACTACTAATGTGGATGATGATATATCTCCAGGTTGCAGCCCTAGCAAAGATAGTACGAATTCAAATACTGCCAAAACTGAAGATTTGCCTATTTGGGTACCAAG GCATAGAGGAACTGGATCTGGACCTAGTGGTGACGaag AAGAAGCTGATACAGACTTAGAAACAGATAGACTTTTAGGACAACAAAGAACTGATGACACTGGATTCTTTGATGAAAAAtct GACTGGAAGAAGTCAAAAACACGGTCTATATTACCGTTTAGTTTGACGTCGTCGTCAAGCAATACGTCCACACATCCTACACCCGTAGAACCGGCTGCTATAATTGAAAAACCATTCATCGTAACCCAAACCCTTAACCCTGCAAAAAAG GAGAAAGATGGAACTAAGAAGAAAGCTCGCAATAAAGAAG TTATGATTCATGAACCTGCAGTATTAATTGAAGGTGTATTATTCCGAGCACGCTACTTGGGTTCTACGCAGTTGGCTTGTGAAGGGCAACCGACAAAAAGTACTAGGATGATGCAAGCCGAAGAAGCAGTGTCTAGAATAAAA GCTCCTGATGGCGAGACTCAACCAAGTACAGAAGTGGATCTTTTCATATCAACTGAAAAAATAATGGTTCTCAACACTGACTTGAAAGAAATCATGATGGATCATGCCCTCAGGACCATTTCTTATATAGCCGATATTGGTGAACTGGTTGTGTTAATGGCCCGAAGACGTTGTTTTCTTACACACCAAGCATCTGAATCCACCACAGAAACTGCATTAGTGCCTTCAAGTGTAAACGGCGTTGACAAAACAGCCAACAACAGAACTCCCAAAATGATATGCCACGTTTTTGAAAGTGATGAA gcACAGTTTATTGCCCAATCTATTGGTCAGGCCTTTCAAGTGGCATATATGGAATTCTTAAAAGCAAACGGCATCGAAGATCATAGTTTTGTCAAAGAAATGGACTATCAAGAAGTATTAAATTCACAAGAAATATTTGGAGATGAATTGCAAATGTTTGCAAAAAAAGAATTGCAAAAAGAA GTTGTAGTGCCCAAATCTAAAGGTGAAATACTCGGTGTTGTTATTGTTGAGTCGGGTTGGGGTTCAATGTTACCTACTGTTGTGATAGCCAACCTGGCTCCAGCTGGAGCTGCTGCACGTTGTGGTCAGTTAAATATTGGTGACCAAATCATTGCTATTAATGGTGTATCACTAGTTGGCCTCCCATTGTCCACTTGTCAAAATTATATCAAG aattctAAACCTCAAACAGTGATTAAATTAACTGTTGTTCCATGTGCCCCTGTGGTCGAAGTGAAAATAAAAAGACCTGACACAAAATACCAACTTGGTTTTAGTGTTCAAAATGGTGTG ataTGCAGTTTACTTCGTGGTGGAATTGCAGAACGTGGTGGGGTACGAGTTGGCCAtagaattattgaaataaacaatCAAAGTGTGGTAGCTGTGCCACATGAAAAAATTGTCAACCTGTTGGCAACTTCAGTCGGTGAA aTTTTGATGAAAACAATGCCAACATCCATGTTTCGTCTTCTTACTGGTCAAGAGACACCTGTATTCATCTAG
- the LOC132942540 gene encoding uncharacterized protein LOC132942540 isoform X11: MIGLKLDNDDLSKIFPKCRPSTVRSTDLNLNPLCDDDTDNDMDLTQSNERQRNRCDNIRGNGTRKRSIRGIRKFRTRRRSDSDASQDSSLETSIEDDEEEINENMDEDDDDESDIKNASSESGGMCNVDIGATNRTRNSNKINLTSQQSTYKLRDSRIIEIAGGREVYSQSRSKPGRKTRQLPLPTEVDWIKSPGRVWELRNRGLDVSSTESSREISEAVFSTDVKPTKHQRPLSLELDDPVLFDDIHNDMWDKVQHDASIGHYGMHHHKNTYQTIDSCQHHLNYKTSQNGDLNMIANSNRSEISSTENTDGLVRSQCEVQANDFNGSPKQYREEEQSMPSLLSSPTLYMPRPGFPQRVIQDDSRSSSPSPTMNFDYLYEFSETRKVLEEFFKSGAENQDTQQLQFQDLEYELRRRIPVSEQGNTYVGMHLSNEDVHKNSQLSPHKHDSSSDGSRCLAGVHQSCVGRYSRNVTLSPEVTDCEDAGMGSDGESSSMVDGQHLIPLCGVTCITMPVLEDGLSSGHTSDTDNNNPTVLLMKRQISEIEREIIERTNRASKCDSIDANTSEMVHSNSQETGIQLLDSLVRPDESRTPPPPAPTAHRSANESADLVEAAIHEIRSSLRQTKPLKTTNVDDDISPGCSPSKDSTNSNTAKTEDLPIWVPRHRGTGSGPSGDEEEADTDLETDRLLGQQRTDDTGFFDEKSEKDGTKKKARNKEVMIHEPAVLIEGVLFRARYLGSTQLACEGQPTKSTRMMQAEEAVSRIKAPDGETQPSTEVDLFISTEKIMVLNTDLKEIMMDHALRTISYIADIGELVVLMARRRCFLTHQASESTTETALVPSSVNGVDKTANNRTPKMICHVFESDEAQFIAQSIGQAFQVAYMEFLKANGIEDHSFVKEMDYQEVLNSQEIFGDELQMFAKKELQKEVVVPKSKGEILGVVIVESGWGSMLPTVVIANLAPAGAAARCGQLNIGDQIIAINGVSLVGLPLSTCQNYIKNSKPQTVIKLTVVPCAPVVEVKIKRPDTKYQLGFSVQNGVICSLLRGGIAERGGVRVGHRIIEINNQSVVAVPHEKIVNLLATSVGEILMKTMPTSMFRLLTGQETPVFI, translated from the exons ATGATAGGCTTGAAACTGGACAATGATGATTTATCTAAGATTTTCCCTAAGTGTCGCCCATCTACTGTACGATCTACagacttaaatttaaatcccCTCTGTGACGACGACACAGACAATGATATGGATTTGACTCAGTCAAATGAACGTCAAAgaaatag gtgtGATAACATACGTGGAAATGGTACTAGAAAACGTAGCATTCGTGGAATAAGAAAATTTCGAACTCGCAGAAGAAGTGATAGTGATGCTAGTCAAGATTCATCATTAGAAACTAGTATTGAAGATGATGAGGaagaaattaatgaaaacatGGATGAAGACGATGATGATGAATCCGATATCAAAAATGCATCTAGTGAATCCGGGGGCATGTGTAATGTGGACATTGGGGCGACTAATCGAACAAGAAACTccaataaaatcaatttgacATCACAACAATCTACCTATAAATTGAGAGATTCAAG AATAATAGAAATAGCTGGAGGTCGAGAAGTCTATAGTCAAAGTCGAAGTAAACCTGGGCGAAAAACTCGTCAATTACCTTTGCCTACAGAAGTTGATTGGATCAAATCACCTGGCCGGGTATGGGAACTTCGCAATAG agGACTTGATGTTTCTAGTACTGAATCTTCACGAGAGATTTCTGAAGCAGTATTTTCTACTGATGTAAAACCTACCAAACATCAACGACCATTATCTTTAG aattagATGATCCAGTTTTGTTTGATGATATACATAATGATATGTGGGATAAAGTTCAACACGATGCTTCAATCGGGCACTACGGGATGCATCATCATAAAAATACGTACCAAACAATTGATTCTTGTCAAcaccatttaaattataaa actagTCAAAATGGTGATTTAAATATGATTGCAAATAGTAATCGTTCAGAAATATCTAGCACTGAGAACACTGATGGATTAGTTAGGTCTCAATGTGAAGTTCAGGCAAATGATTTTAATGGATCACCGAAACAATACAGGGAGGAAGAACAATCAATGCCATCTTTATTATCATCTCCTACACTGTATATGCCTCGACCGGGATTTCCTCAA agagtGATTCAAGATGATTCTAGGTCTTCCAGTCCATCTCCAACTATGAATTTCgattatttgtatgaattttcAGAGACTAGAAAAGTTTTAGAAGAATTCTTTAAATCTGGAGCTGAAAATCAAGATACTCAACAGTTACAATTCcag GATTTGGAGTATGAATTGCGAAGAAGAATACCAGTTTCTGAACAAGGTAATACATATGTTGGTATGCATCTATCAAATGAAGATGTCCACAAAAATTCACAGTTATCCCCACATAAACACGATTCTTCATCAGATGGTTCTCGATGTTTAGCTGGAGTTCATcaa AGTTGTGTTGGAAGGTATAGTCGTAATGTAACTTTATCACCTGAAGTAACAGACTGTGAAGATGCTGGTATGGGTAGTGATGGTGAATCATCATCTATGGTAGATGGTCAACACCTAATTCCATTATGTGGTGTAACCTGTATCACCATGCCAGTTTTAGAAGATGGATTGTCTAGTGGTCATACTAGTgatacagataataataatccaact GTATTGTTAATGAAAAGACAAATTAGTGAGATTGAAAGGGAAATTATAGAACGTACAAATAGAGCCAGTAAATGTGATAGCATTGATGCAAATACAAGTGAGATGGTACATTCCAATAGCCAAGAAACTGGAATTCAGTTATTGGATTCACTAg TGAGACCCGATGAGAGCAGAACTCCTCCTCCACCAGCACCAACAGCACATCGCAGTGCCAATGAATCTGCTGATTTGGTTGAAGCTGCTATTCATGAAATAAGATCTAGTCTTAGACAAACAAAACCCTTGAAAACTACTAATGTGGATGATGATATATCTCCAGGTTGCAGCCCTAGCAAAGATAGTACGAATTCAAATACTGCCAAAACTGAAGATTTGCCTATTTGGGTACCAAG GCATAGAGGAACTGGATCTGGACCTAGTGGTGACGaag AAGAAGCTGATACAGACTTAGAAACAGATAGACTTTTAGGACAACAAAGAACTGATGACACTGGATTCTTTGATGAAAAAtct GAGAAAGATGGAACTAAGAAGAAAGCTCGCAATAAAGAAG TTATGATTCATGAACCTGCAGTATTAATTGAAGGTGTATTATTCCGAGCACGCTACTTGGGTTCTACGCAGTTGGCTTGTGAAGGGCAACCGACAAAAAGTACTAGGATGATGCAAGCCGAAGAAGCAGTGTCTAGAATAAAA GCTCCTGATGGCGAGACTCAACCAAGTACAGAAGTGGATCTTTTCATATCAACTGAAAAAATAATGGTTCTCAACACTGACTTGAAAGAAATCATGATGGATCATGCCCTCAGGACCATTTCTTATATAGCCGATATTGGTGAACTGGTTGTGTTAATGGCCCGAAGACGTTGTTTTCTTACACACCAAGCATCTGAATCCACCACAGAAACTGCATTAGTGCCTTCAAGTGTAAACGGCGTTGACAAAACAGCCAACAACAGAACTCCCAAAATGATATGCCACGTTTTTGAAAGTGATGAA gcACAGTTTATTGCCCAATCTATTGGTCAGGCCTTTCAAGTGGCATATATGGAATTCTTAAAAGCAAACGGCATCGAAGATCATAGTTTTGTCAAAGAAATGGACTATCAAGAAGTATTAAATTCACAAGAAATATTTGGAGATGAATTGCAAATGTTTGCAAAAAAAGAATTGCAAAAAGAA GTTGTAGTGCCCAAATCTAAAGGTGAAATACTCGGTGTTGTTATTGTTGAGTCGGGTTGGGGTTCAATGTTACCTACTGTTGTGATAGCCAACCTGGCTCCAGCTGGAGCTGCTGCACGTTGTGGTCAGTTAAATATTGGTGACCAAATCATTGCTATTAATGGTGTATCACTAGTTGGCCTCCCATTGTCCACTTGTCAAAATTATATCAAG aattctAAACCTCAAACAGTGATTAAATTAACTGTTGTTCCATGTGCCCCTGTGGTCGAAGTGAAAATAAAAAGACCTGACACAAAATACCAACTTGGTTTTAGTGTTCAAAATGGTGTG ataTGCAGTTTACTTCGTGGTGGAATTGCAGAACGTGGTGGGGTACGAGTTGGCCAtagaattattgaaataaacaatCAAAGTGTGGTAGCTGTGCCACATGAAAAAATTGTCAACCTGTTGGCAACTTCAGTCGGTGAA aTTTTGATGAAAACAATGCCAACATCCATGTTTCGTCTTCTTACTGGTCAAGAGACACCTGTATTCATCTAG
- the LOC132942540 gene encoding uncharacterized protein LOC132942540 isoform X12: MIGLKLDNDDLSKIFPKCRPSTVRSTDLNLNPLCDDDTDNDMDLTQSNERQRNRCDNIRGNGTRKRSIRGIRKFRTRRRSDSDASQDSSLETSIEDDEEEINENMDEDDDDESDIKNASSESGGMCNVDIGATNRTRNSNKINLTSQQSTYKLRDSRIIEIAGGREVYSQSRSKPGRKTRQLPLPTEVDWIKSPGRVWELRNRGLDVSSTESSREISEAVFSTDVKPTKHQRPLSLELDDPVLFDDIHNDMWDKVQHDASIGHYGMHHHKNTYQTIDSCQHHLNYKTSQNGDLNMIANSNRSEISSTENTDGLVRSQCEVQANDFNGSPKQYREEEQSMPSLLSSPTLYMPRPGFPQRVIQDDSRSSSPSPTMNFDYLYEFSETRKVLEEFFKSGAENQDTQQLQFQDLEYELRRRIPVSEQGNTYVGMHLSNEDVHKNSQLSPHKHDSSSDGSRCLAGVHQSCVGRYSRNVTLSPEVTDCEDAGMGSDGESSSMVDGQHLIPLCGVTCITMPVLEDGLSSGHTSDTDNNNPTVLLMKRQISEIEREIIERTNRASKCDSIDANTSEMVHSNSQETGIQLLDSLVRPDESRTPPPPAPTAHRSANESADLVEAAIHEIRSSLRQTKPLKTTNVDDDISPGCSPSKDSTNSNTAKTEDLPIWVPRHRGTGSGPSGDEEEADTDLETDRLLGQQRTDDTGFFDEKSEKDGTKKKARNKEGIPQHQTVLIEGVLFRARYLGSTQLACEGQPTKSTRMMQAEEAVSRIKAPDGETQPSTEVDLFISTEKIMVLNTDLKEIMMDHALRTISYIADIGELVVLMARRRCFLTHQASESTTETALVPSSVNGVDKTANNRTPKMICHVFESDEAQFIAQSIGQAFQVAYMEFLKANGIEDHSFVKEMDYQEVLNSQEIFGDELQMFAKKELQKEVVVPKSKGEILGVVIVESGWGSMLPTVVIANLAPAGAAARCGQLNIGDQIIAINGVSLVGLPLSTCQNYIKNSKPQTVIKLTVVPCAPVVEVKIKRPDTKYQLGFSVQNGVICSLLRGGIAERGGVRVGHRIIEINNQSVVAVPHEKIVNLLATSVGEILMKTMPTSMFRLLTGQETPVFI; the protein is encoded by the exons ATGATAGGCTTGAAACTGGACAATGATGATTTATCTAAGATTTTCCCTAAGTGTCGCCCATCTACTGTACGATCTACagacttaaatttaaatcccCTCTGTGACGACGACACAGACAATGATATGGATTTGACTCAGTCAAATGAACGTCAAAgaaatag gtgtGATAACATACGTGGAAATGGTACTAGAAAACGTAGCATTCGTGGAATAAGAAAATTTCGAACTCGCAGAAGAAGTGATAGTGATGCTAGTCAAGATTCATCATTAGAAACTAGTATTGAAGATGATGAGGaagaaattaatgaaaacatGGATGAAGACGATGATGATGAATCCGATATCAAAAATGCATCTAGTGAATCCGGGGGCATGTGTAATGTGGACATTGGGGCGACTAATCGAACAAGAAACTccaataaaatcaatttgacATCACAACAATCTACCTATAAATTGAGAGATTCAAG AATAATAGAAATAGCTGGAGGTCGAGAAGTCTATAGTCAAAGTCGAAGTAAACCTGGGCGAAAAACTCGTCAATTACCTTTGCCTACAGAAGTTGATTGGATCAAATCACCTGGCCGGGTATGGGAACTTCGCAATAG agGACTTGATGTTTCTAGTACTGAATCTTCACGAGAGATTTCTGAAGCAGTATTTTCTACTGATGTAAAACCTACCAAACATCAACGACCATTATCTTTAG aattagATGATCCAGTTTTGTTTGATGATATACATAATGATATGTGGGATAAAGTTCAACACGATGCTTCAATCGGGCACTACGGGATGCATCATCATAAAAATACGTACCAAACAATTGATTCTTGTCAAcaccatttaaattataaa actagTCAAAATGGTGATTTAAATATGATTGCAAATAGTAATCGTTCAGAAATATCTAGCACTGAGAACACTGATGGATTAGTTAGGTCTCAATGTGAAGTTCAGGCAAATGATTTTAATGGATCACCGAAACAATACAGGGAGGAAGAACAATCAATGCCATCTTTATTATCATCTCCTACACTGTATATGCCTCGACCGGGATTTCCTCAA agagtGATTCAAGATGATTCTAGGTCTTCCAGTCCATCTCCAACTATGAATTTCgattatttgtatgaattttcAGAGACTAGAAAAGTTTTAGAAGAATTCTTTAAATCTGGAGCTGAAAATCAAGATACTCAACAGTTACAATTCcag GATTTGGAGTATGAATTGCGAAGAAGAATACCAGTTTCTGAACAAGGTAATACATATGTTGGTATGCATCTATCAAATGAAGATGTCCACAAAAATTCACAGTTATCCCCACATAAACACGATTCTTCATCAGATGGTTCTCGATGTTTAGCTGGAGTTCATcaa AGTTGTGTTGGAAGGTATAGTCGTAATGTAACTTTATCACCTGAAGTAACAGACTGTGAAGATGCTGGTATGGGTAGTGATGGTGAATCATCATCTATGGTAGATGGTCAACACCTAATTCCATTATGTGGTGTAACCTGTATCACCATGCCAGTTTTAGAAGATGGATTGTCTAGTGGTCATACTAGTgatacagataataataatccaact GTATTGTTAATGAAAAGACAAATTAGTGAGATTGAAAGGGAAATTATAGAACGTACAAATAGAGCCAGTAAATGTGATAGCATTGATGCAAATACAAGTGAGATGGTACATTCCAATAGCCAAGAAACTGGAATTCAGTTATTGGATTCACTAg TGAGACCCGATGAGAGCAGAACTCCTCCTCCACCAGCACCAACAGCACATCGCAGTGCCAATGAATCTGCTGATTTGGTTGAAGCTGCTATTCATGAAATAAGATCTAGTCTTAGACAAACAAAACCCTTGAAAACTACTAATGTGGATGATGATATATCTCCAGGTTGCAGCCCTAGCAAAGATAGTACGAATTCAAATACTGCCAAAACTGAAGATTTGCCTATTTGGGTACCAAG GCATAGAGGAACTGGATCTGGACCTAGTGGTGACGaag AAGAAGCTGATACAGACTTAGAAACAGATAGACTTTTAGGACAACAAAGAACTGATGACACTGGATTCTTTGATGAAAAAtct GAGAAAGATGGAACTAAGAAGAAAGCTCGCAATAAAGAAG GAATACCTCAACACCAAACAG TATTAATTGAAGGTGTATTATTCCGAGCACGCTACTTGGGTTCTACGCAGTTGGCTTGTGAAGGGCAACCGACAAAAAGTACTAGGATGATGCAAGCCGAAGAAGCAGTGTCTAGAATAAAA GCTCCTGATGGCGAGACTCAACCAAGTACAGAAGTGGATCTTTTCATATCAACTGAAAAAATAATGGTTCTCAACACTGACTTGAAAGAAATCATGATGGATCATGCCCTCAGGACCATTTCTTATATAGCCGATATTGGTGAACTGGTTGTGTTAATGGCCCGAAGACGTTGTTTTCTTACACACCAAGCATCTGAATCCACCACAGAAACTGCATTAGTGCCTTCAAGTGTAAACGGCGTTGACAAAACAGCCAACAACAGAACTCCCAAAATGATATGCCACGTTTTTGAAAGTGATGAA gcACAGTTTATTGCCCAATCTATTGGTCAGGCCTTTCAAGTGGCATATATGGAATTCTTAAAAGCAAACGGCATCGAAGATCATAGTTTTGTCAAAGAAATGGACTATCAAGAAGTATTAAATTCACAAGAAATATTTGGAGATGAATTGCAAATGTTTGCAAAAAAAGAATTGCAAAAAGAA GTTGTAGTGCCCAAATCTAAAGGTGAAATACTCGGTGTTGTTATTGTTGAGTCGGGTTGGGGTTCAATGTTACCTACTGTTGTGATAGCCAACCTGGCTCCAGCTGGAGCTGCTGCACGTTGTGGTCAGTTAAATATTGGTGACCAAATCATTGCTATTAATGGTGTATCACTAGTTGGCCTCCCATTGTCCACTTGTCAAAATTATATCAAG aattctAAACCTCAAACAGTGATTAAATTAACTGTTGTTCCATGTGCCCCTGTGGTCGAAGTGAAAATAAAAAGACCTGACACAAAATACCAACTTGGTTTTAGTGTTCAAAATGGTGTG ataTGCAGTTTACTTCGTGGTGGAATTGCAGAACGTGGTGGGGTACGAGTTGGCCAtagaattattgaaataaacaatCAAAGTGTGGTAGCTGTGCCACATGAAAAAATTGTCAACCTGTTGGCAACTTCAGTCGGTGAA aTTTTGATGAAAACAATGCCAACATCCATGTTTCGTCTTCTTACTGGTCAAGAGACACCTGTATTCATCTAG